A region from the Ptychodera flava strain L36383 chromosome 10, AS_Pfla_20210202, whole genome shotgun sequence genome encodes:
- the LOC139142660 gene encoding uncharacterized protein, with protein MIKMKTQICVFAIVQGICAAVAFKHFPVKDIKTADNNFAKLDFFDNFEDIVEKVEVHTFGAFVNSVPKSLVFYGTPWCKKCKTLLKTYIKVQEGLFLVGNEDVKLGIMNCDTWRNRWTCIEQGALQRYPIIYMYDEGVDVGVDVTAQFVDVATAFSFLTQKRGIQKSGKEEAEIVSSGWAEEETEVVSSGEAAEQAETYSSGWAEEKLF; from the exons ATGATCAAGATGAAAACACAAATTTGTGTCTTCGCGATAGTGCAGGGAATATGTGCCGCTGTCGCCTTCAAACACTTTCCG GTAAAAGATATCAAGACGGCAGACA acAATTTCGCCAAGCTTGACTTCTTCGACAACTTCGAGGATATAGTTGAAAAAGTGGAGGTACATACTTTTGGCGCCTTCGTCAATTCTGTACCCAAATCACTCGTCTTCTACGGTACTCCCTGGTGTAAGAAGTGCAAAACACTCCTCAAGACCTATATCAAAGTGCAGGAAGGCCTTTTTCTGGTCGGGAACGAGGATGTGAAGTTGGGCATCATGAACTGCGACACATGGAGAAACAGAT GGACTTGCATTGAGCAGGGCGCCCTCCAACGATACCCTATAATTTACATGTACGATGAGGGTGTCGACGTAGGGGTTGACGTTACAGCACAATTCGTCGATGTTGCCACAGCCTTTAGCTTTCTGACACAAAAGCGAGGAATCCAGAAGTCTGGTAAAGAAGAGGCAGAGATTGTTTCATCGGGTTGGGCAGAAGAAGAGACAGAGGTTGTTTCATCTGGTGAGGCAGCAGAACAGGCAGAGACTTATTCATCGGGTTGGGcagaagaaaaattgttttag